A genomic window from Camelina sativa cultivar DH55 chromosome 2, Cs, whole genome shotgun sequence includes:
- the LOC104749789 gene encoding uncharacterized protein LOC104749789 yields the protein MGNCSQRAVSDGGGFVNVNDTDSRRDIMEEYYRSRRCTSLPITREKSLGYLVGQGTPSPIGVGPKIQVSPQRRNGVWKAKVVIGSKQLEEILAVEGNTHALIDQLQFAAAEALVSSTSASDMVRVKSLSSQNRKNNENYFC from the coding sequence ATGGGGAATTGTTCACAAAGAGCAGTATCCGATGGTGGTGGTTTCGTCAACGTAAATGACACAGATTCCAGAAGAGATATAATGGAAGAATATTACAGAAGCAGGAGATGCACCTCGTTGCCAATAACCAGGGAGAAATCCTTAGGGTACCTTGTTGGACAAGGTACGCCAAGCCCTATAGGAGTTGGGCCGAAGATTCAAGTGTCGCCGCAACGAAGGAACGGAGTTTGGAAAGCGAAAGTTGTGATCGGAAGTAAGCAGCTCGAAGAGATTTTGGCGGTTGAAGGCAATACACACGCTTTGATTGATCAGCTCCAGTTTGCTGCGGCAGAAGCTTTAGTTTCTTCAACCTCTGCCTCGGACATGGTCAGAGTTAAAAGCCTATCATCCCAGAACCGGAAAAACAATGAGAACTACTTTTGTTAG
- the LOC104720463 gene encoding RNA polymerase II transcriptional coactivator KELP: MEEETKEKIKSTVREILKESDMKEMTEFKVRKLASEKLGIDLSETSHKAYVRSVVNSFLEEERLKGPNETEVNEKEEEVEEEGDGGGGGKGASKELDDDGDLIICRLSDKRRVTIQEFKGKTLVSIREYYKKDGKELPTSKGISLTDEQWSTFKKNIPAIEKAVKKMESRV; encoded by the exons atggAGGAAGAGACGAAGGAGAAGATCAAGAGTACTGTGAGAGAGATACTAAAGGAATCAGATATGAAAGAGATGACAGAGTTCAAAGTTCGTAAACTCGCTTCGGAGAAACTCGGTATCGATCTCTCTGAGACTTCTCACAAAGCTTATGTACGAAGCGTTGTGAACTCGTTccttgaagaagagagattgaaaGGTCCTAATGAAACAGAGGtgaatgagaaagaagaagaagtagaagaagaaggagatggtggaggaggtggtAAAGGAGCAAGCAAAGAGTTGGATGATGACGGCGATCTCATCATTTGCCGG CTATCGGATAAGAGAAGAGTGACGATTCAGGAATTTAAAGGAAAGACTTTGGTTTCCATTAGAGAGTATTACAAGAAAGATGGCAAAGAACTTCCCACTTCTAAGG GAATAAGCTTAACAGATGAACAATGGTCAACCTTCAAGAAGAACATTCCAGCCATCGAAAAAGCTGTCAAGAAAATGGAATCGCGTGTCTGA